The following proteins are co-located in the Ailuropoda melanoleuca isolate Jingjing chromosome 13, ASM200744v2, whole genome shotgun sequence genome:
- the STAU1 gene encoding double-stranded RNA-binding protein Staufen homolog 1 isoform X3, which translates to MSQVQVQVQNPSAALSGSQILSKNQSLLSQPLMSIPSTTSSLPSENAGRPIQNSALPSASLTPTSAAAVPSSMAHPKEKTPMCLVNELARFNKIQPEYKLLREQGPAHCKVFTVQLTLGDQHWEAEGTSIKKAQHTAAAKALEGTKFPKPIVRPFRSEGRNPESITPTVELNALCMKLGKKPMYKPVDPYSRMQSTYNYNMRGGAYPPRYFYPFPVPPLLYQVELSVGGQQFNGKGKTRQAAKHDAAAKALRTLQSEPLPERPEGRRPGEQVNGRESEEENLNKSEISQVFEIALKRNLPVNFESFPLKQVARESGPPHMKSFVTRVSVGEFVGEGEGKSKKISKKNAAIAVLEELKKLPPLPTVERVKPRIKKKTKSIVRLQGSTDCSQGMNPISRLAQIQQAKKEKEPEYLLLTERGLPRRREFVMQVKVGNHTAEGTGTNKKVAKRNAAENMLEILGFKVPQAQPTKPALKSEEKTPIKKPGDGRKVTFFEPGSGDENGTSNKEDEFRLPYLSHQQLPAGILPMVPEVAQAVGVSQGHHTKDFTRVAPNPAKATVTAMIARELLYGGTSPTAETILKNNISSGHVPHGPLTRPSEQLDYLSRVQGFQPPLISHGIGKDVESCHDMAALNILKLLSELDQPSTEMPRTGNGPMSVCGRC; encoded by the exons ATGTCTCAAGTTCAAGTGCAAGTTCAGAACCCATCTGCTGCTCTGTCAGGGAGCCAAATACTGAGCAAGAACCAGTCTCTTCTCTCCCAGCCTTTGATGAGTATTCCTTCTACTACTAGCTCTCTGCCCTCTGAAAATGCAGGTAGACCTATTCAAAACTCTGCTTTACCCTCTGCATCTCTTACACCCACCAGTGCAGCTGCAG TTCCTTCTAGCATGGCACACCCCAAAGAGAAAACCCCAATGTGTCTTGTGAATGAGTTAGCCCGTTTCAACAAGATTCAGCCTGAGTATAAGCTTTTGCGTGAGCAAGGTCCAGCTCACTGTAAG GTGTTTACAGTACAGCTAACACTTGGAGATCAGCACTGGGAAGCTGAAGGAACTAGTATTAAAAAAGCCCAGCACACAGCTGCTGCCAAAGCTTTGGAAGGAACAAAATTTCCTAAACCCATAGTCCGCCCTTTTCGTAGCGAAGGAAGGAATCCAG AGAGCATAACCCCTACTGTAGAGCTAAATGCACTGTGCATGAAACTTGGAAAAAAACCAATGTATAAGCCTGTCGACCCTTACTCTCGGATGCAGTCCACCTACAACTACAATATGAGAGGAGGTGCTTATCCCCCAAg GTACTTTTACCCATTTCCAGTACCACCTTTACTTTATCAAGTTGAGCTTTCAGTGGGAGGACAGCAATTTAATGGGAAAGGCAAGACGAGACAGGCCGCTAAACATGACGCCGCTGCGAAAGCCTTGCGGACCCTGCAGAGCGAGCCCCTGCCTGAGAGGCCGGAGGGGAGGCGGCCGGGCGAGCAG GTGAATGGAAGAGaatcagaagaagaaaatctcAATAAGTCAGAAATAAGTCAAGTGTTTGAGATTGCACTTAAACGAAACTTGCCTGTGAATTTTGAG TCTTTCCCTCTGAAACAGGTTGCCCGGGAGAGTGGCCCACCCCATATGAAGAGCTTTGTGACCCGGGTGTCAGTTGGGGAGTTTGTGGGGGAAGGTGAAGGGAAGAGCAAGAAGATCTcaaagaaaaatgctgctattGCTGTCCTCGAGGAGCTGAAGAAGCTACCACCCCTGCCTACAGTTGAGCGAGTGAAGcccagaatcaaaaagaaaacaaaatccatagTCAGG CTACAGGGCAGCACAGACTGCAGCCAGGGGATGAACCCGATTAGCAGACTGGCCCAGATCCAGCAGGCGAAAAAGGAGAAGGAGCCAGAGTACCTGCTCCTCACAGAGCGAGGCCTCCCACGGCGCAGAGAGTTTGTGATGCAG GTGAAGGTGGGAAACCATACCGCAGAAGGAACAGGAACCAATAAGAAGGTGGCCAAACGCAACGCCGCTGAGAACATGCTGGAGATCCTTGGTTTCAAAGTCCCACAGGCTCAGCCCACCAAACCAGCCCTCAAATCAGAGGAGAAG actcCAATAAAAAAACCAGGGGATGGAAGAAAAGTAACCTTTTTTGAACCTGGCTCTGGGGATGAAAATGGGACTA GCAATAAAGAGGATGAGTTTAGGCTGCCTTATCTTAGTCATCAGCAGCTGCCTGCTGGGATTCTTCCCATGGTGCCCGAGGTCGCCCAGGCTGTAGGAGTCAGTCAAGGACACCACACCAAAGATTTCACCAGGGTAGCTCCGAATCCTGCCAAGGCCACGGTAACTGCCATGATAGCCCGTGAATTGTTGTATGGGGGCACCTCGCCCACAGCCGAGACCATTTTAAAGAATAACATCTCTTCAGGCCACGTACCCCATGGACCTCTTACAAGACCCTCTGAGCAGTTGGACTATCTTTCCAGAGTCCAGGGATTCCAG CCACCTCTGATCAGCCACGGcattggaaaggatgtggagtcCTGCCATGACATG GCTGCACTGAACATCTTAAAGTTGCTGTCTGAGTTGGACCAGCCGAGTACAGAGATGCCAAGAACAGGAAATGGACCAATGTCTGT gTGTGGGAGGTGCTGA
- the STAU1 gene encoding double-stranded RNA-binding protein Staufen homolog 1 isoform X2 — translation MSQVQVQVQNPSAALSGSQILSKNQSLLSQPLMSIPSTTSSLPSENAGRPIQNSALPSASLTPTSAAAVPSSMAHPKEKTPMCLVNELARFNKIQPEYKLLREQGPAHCKVFTVQLTLGDQHWEAEGTSIKKAQHTAAAKALEGTKFPKPIVRPFRSEGRNPESITPTVELNALCMKLGKKPMYKPVDPYSRMQSTYNYNMRGGAYPPRYFYPFPVPPLLYQVELSVGGQQFNGKGKTRQAAKHDAAAKALRTLQSEPLPERPEGRRPGEQVNGRESEEENLNKSEISQVFEIALKRNLPVNFEVARESGPPHMKSFVTRVSVGEFVGEGEGKSKKISKKNAAIAVLEELKKLPPLPTVERVKPRIKKKTKSIVRLQGSTDCSQGMNPISRLAQIQQAKKEKEPEYLLLTERGLPRRREFVMQVKVGNHTAEGTGTNKKVAKRNAAENMLEILGFKVPQAQPTKPALKSEEKTPIKKPGDGRKVTFFEPGSGDENGTSNKEDEFRLPYLSHQQLPAGILPMVPEVAQAVGVSQGHHTKDFTRVAPNPAKATVTAMIARELLYGGTSPTAETILKNNISSGHVPHGPLTRPSEQLDYLSRVQGFQVEYKDFPKNNKNEFVSLINCSSQPPLISHGIGKDVESCHDMAALNILKLLSELDQPSTEMPRTGNGPMSVCGRC, via the exons ATGTCTCAAGTTCAAGTGCAAGTTCAGAACCCATCTGCTGCTCTGTCAGGGAGCCAAATACTGAGCAAGAACCAGTCTCTTCTCTCCCAGCCTTTGATGAGTATTCCTTCTACTACTAGCTCTCTGCCCTCTGAAAATGCAGGTAGACCTATTCAAAACTCTGCTTTACCCTCTGCATCTCTTACACCCACCAGTGCAGCTGCAG TTCCTTCTAGCATGGCACACCCCAAAGAGAAAACCCCAATGTGTCTTGTGAATGAGTTAGCCCGTTTCAACAAGATTCAGCCTGAGTATAAGCTTTTGCGTGAGCAAGGTCCAGCTCACTGTAAG GTGTTTACAGTACAGCTAACACTTGGAGATCAGCACTGGGAAGCTGAAGGAACTAGTATTAAAAAAGCCCAGCACACAGCTGCTGCCAAAGCTTTGGAAGGAACAAAATTTCCTAAACCCATAGTCCGCCCTTTTCGTAGCGAAGGAAGGAATCCAG AGAGCATAACCCCTACTGTAGAGCTAAATGCACTGTGCATGAAACTTGGAAAAAAACCAATGTATAAGCCTGTCGACCCTTACTCTCGGATGCAGTCCACCTACAACTACAATATGAGAGGAGGTGCTTATCCCCCAAg GTACTTTTACCCATTTCCAGTACCACCTTTACTTTATCAAGTTGAGCTTTCAGTGGGAGGACAGCAATTTAATGGGAAAGGCAAGACGAGACAGGCCGCTAAACATGACGCCGCTGCGAAAGCCTTGCGGACCCTGCAGAGCGAGCCCCTGCCTGAGAGGCCGGAGGGGAGGCGGCCGGGCGAGCAG GTGAATGGAAGAGaatcagaagaagaaaatctcAATAAGTCAGAAATAAGTCAAGTGTTTGAGATTGCACTTAAACGAAACTTGCCTGTGAATTTTGAG GTTGCCCGGGAGAGTGGCCCACCCCATATGAAGAGCTTTGTGACCCGGGTGTCAGTTGGGGAGTTTGTGGGGGAAGGTGAAGGGAAGAGCAAGAAGATCTcaaagaaaaatgctgctattGCTGTCCTCGAGGAGCTGAAGAAGCTACCACCCCTGCCTACAGTTGAGCGAGTGAAGcccagaatcaaaaagaaaacaaaatccatagTCAGG CTACAGGGCAGCACAGACTGCAGCCAGGGGATGAACCCGATTAGCAGACTGGCCCAGATCCAGCAGGCGAAAAAGGAGAAGGAGCCAGAGTACCTGCTCCTCACAGAGCGAGGCCTCCCACGGCGCAGAGAGTTTGTGATGCAG GTGAAGGTGGGAAACCATACCGCAGAAGGAACAGGAACCAATAAGAAGGTGGCCAAACGCAACGCCGCTGAGAACATGCTGGAGATCCTTGGTTTCAAAGTCCCACAGGCTCAGCCCACCAAACCAGCCCTCAAATCAGAGGAGAAG actcCAATAAAAAAACCAGGGGATGGAAGAAAAGTAACCTTTTTTGAACCTGGCTCTGGGGATGAAAATGGGACTA GCAATAAAGAGGATGAGTTTAGGCTGCCTTATCTTAGTCATCAGCAGCTGCCTGCTGGGATTCTTCCCATGGTGCCCGAGGTCGCCCAGGCTGTAGGAGTCAGTCAAGGACACCACACCAAAGATTTCACCAGGGTAGCTCCGAATCCTGCCAAGGCCACGGTAACTGCCATGATAGCCCGTGAATTGTTGTATGGGGGCACCTCGCCCACAGCCGAGACCATTTTAAAGAATAACATCTCTTCAGGCCACGTACCCCATGGACCTCTTACAAGACCCTCTGAGCAGTTGGACTATCTTTCCAGAGTCCAGGGATTCCAG gTTGAATACAAAGATTTCCCCAAAAACAACAAGAACGAATTTGTATCTCTTATCAATTGCTCCTCTCAGCCACCTCTGATCAGCCACGGcattggaaaggatgtggagtcCTGCCATGACATG GCTGCACTGAACATCTTAAAGTTGCTGTCTGAGTTGGACCAGCCGAGTACAGAGATGCCAAGAACAGGAAATGGACCAATGTCTGT gTGTGGGAGGTGCTGA
- the STAU1 gene encoding double-stranded RNA-binding protein Staufen homolog 1 isoform X1, protein MSQVQVQVQNPSAALSGSQILSKNQSLLSQPLMSIPSTTSSLPSENAGRPIQNSALPSASLTPTSAAAVPSSMAHPKEKTPMCLVNELARFNKIQPEYKLLREQGPAHCKVFTVQLTLGDQHWEAEGTSIKKAQHTAAAKALEGTKFPKPIVRPFRSEGRNPESITPTVELNALCMKLGKKPMYKPVDPYSRMQSTYNYNMRGGAYPPRYFYPFPVPPLLYQVELSVGGQQFNGKGKTRQAAKHDAAAKALRTLQSEPLPERPEGRRPGEQVNGRESEEENLNKSEISQVFEIALKRNLPVNFESFPLKQVARESGPPHMKSFVTRVSVGEFVGEGEGKSKKISKKNAAIAVLEELKKLPPLPTVERVKPRIKKKTKSIVRLQGSTDCSQGMNPISRLAQIQQAKKEKEPEYLLLTERGLPRRREFVMQVKVGNHTAEGTGTNKKVAKRNAAENMLEILGFKVPQAQPTKPALKSEEKTPIKKPGDGRKVTFFEPGSGDENGTSNKEDEFRLPYLSHQQLPAGILPMVPEVAQAVGVSQGHHTKDFTRVAPNPAKATVTAMIARELLYGGTSPTAETILKNNISSGHVPHGPLTRPSEQLDYLSRVQGFQVEYKDFPKNNKNEFVSLINCSSQPPLISHGIGKDVESCHDMAALNILKLLSELDQPSTEMPRTGNGPMSVCGRC, encoded by the exons ATGTCTCAAGTTCAAGTGCAAGTTCAGAACCCATCTGCTGCTCTGTCAGGGAGCCAAATACTGAGCAAGAACCAGTCTCTTCTCTCCCAGCCTTTGATGAGTATTCCTTCTACTACTAGCTCTCTGCCCTCTGAAAATGCAGGTAGACCTATTCAAAACTCTGCTTTACCCTCTGCATCTCTTACACCCACCAGTGCAGCTGCAG TTCCTTCTAGCATGGCACACCCCAAAGAGAAAACCCCAATGTGTCTTGTGAATGAGTTAGCCCGTTTCAACAAGATTCAGCCTGAGTATAAGCTTTTGCGTGAGCAAGGTCCAGCTCACTGTAAG GTGTTTACAGTACAGCTAACACTTGGAGATCAGCACTGGGAAGCTGAAGGAACTAGTATTAAAAAAGCCCAGCACACAGCTGCTGCCAAAGCTTTGGAAGGAACAAAATTTCCTAAACCCATAGTCCGCCCTTTTCGTAGCGAAGGAAGGAATCCAG AGAGCATAACCCCTACTGTAGAGCTAAATGCACTGTGCATGAAACTTGGAAAAAAACCAATGTATAAGCCTGTCGACCCTTACTCTCGGATGCAGTCCACCTACAACTACAATATGAGAGGAGGTGCTTATCCCCCAAg GTACTTTTACCCATTTCCAGTACCACCTTTACTTTATCAAGTTGAGCTTTCAGTGGGAGGACAGCAATTTAATGGGAAAGGCAAGACGAGACAGGCCGCTAAACATGACGCCGCTGCGAAAGCCTTGCGGACCCTGCAGAGCGAGCCCCTGCCTGAGAGGCCGGAGGGGAGGCGGCCGGGCGAGCAG GTGAATGGAAGAGaatcagaagaagaaaatctcAATAAGTCAGAAATAAGTCAAGTGTTTGAGATTGCACTTAAACGAAACTTGCCTGTGAATTTTGAG TCTTTCCCTCTGAAACAGGTTGCCCGGGAGAGTGGCCCACCCCATATGAAGAGCTTTGTGACCCGGGTGTCAGTTGGGGAGTTTGTGGGGGAAGGTGAAGGGAAGAGCAAGAAGATCTcaaagaaaaatgctgctattGCTGTCCTCGAGGAGCTGAAGAAGCTACCACCCCTGCCTACAGTTGAGCGAGTGAAGcccagaatcaaaaagaaaacaaaatccatagTCAGG CTACAGGGCAGCACAGACTGCAGCCAGGGGATGAACCCGATTAGCAGACTGGCCCAGATCCAGCAGGCGAAAAAGGAGAAGGAGCCAGAGTACCTGCTCCTCACAGAGCGAGGCCTCCCACGGCGCAGAGAGTTTGTGATGCAG GTGAAGGTGGGAAACCATACCGCAGAAGGAACAGGAACCAATAAGAAGGTGGCCAAACGCAACGCCGCTGAGAACATGCTGGAGATCCTTGGTTTCAAAGTCCCACAGGCTCAGCCCACCAAACCAGCCCTCAAATCAGAGGAGAAG actcCAATAAAAAAACCAGGGGATGGAAGAAAAGTAACCTTTTTTGAACCTGGCTCTGGGGATGAAAATGGGACTA GCAATAAAGAGGATGAGTTTAGGCTGCCTTATCTTAGTCATCAGCAGCTGCCTGCTGGGATTCTTCCCATGGTGCCCGAGGTCGCCCAGGCTGTAGGAGTCAGTCAAGGACACCACACCAAAGATTTCACCAGGGTAGCTCCGAATCCTGCCAAGGCCACGGTAACTGCCATGATAGCCCGTGAATTGTTGTATGGGGGCACCTCGCCCACAGCCGAGACCATTTTAAAGAATAACATCTCTTCAGGCCACGTACCCCATGGACCTCTTACAAGACCCTCTGAGCAGTTGGACTATCTTTCCAGAGTCCAGGGATTCCAG gTTGAATACAAAGATTTCCCCAAAAACAACAAGAACGAATTTGTATCTCTTATCAATTGCTCCTCTCAGCCACCTCTGATCAGCCACGGcattggaaaggatgtggagtcCTGCCATGACATG GCTGCACTGAACATCTTAAAGTTGCTGTCTGAGTTGGACCAGCCGAGTACAGAGATGCCAAGAACAGGAAATGGACCAATGTCTGT gTGTGGGAGGTGCTGA
- the STAU1 gene encoding double-stranded RNA-binding protein Staufen homolog 1 isoform X6 — translation MSQVQVQVQNPSAALSGSQILSKNQSLLSQPLMSIPSTTSSLPSENAGRPIQNSALPSASLTPTSAAAVPSSMAHPKEKTPMCLVNELARFNKIQPEYKLLREQGPAHCKVFTVQLTLGDQHWEAEGTSIKKAQHTAAAKALEGTKFPKPIVRPFRSEGRNPESITPTVELNALCMKLGKKPMYKPVDPYSRMQSTYNYNMRGGAYPPRYFYPFPVPPLLYQVELSVGGQQFNGKGKTRQAAKHDAAAKALRTLQSEPLPERPEGRRPGEQVNGRESEEENLNKSEISQVFEIALKRNLPVNFESFPLKQVARESGPPHMKSFVTRVSVGEFVGEGEGKSKKISKKNAAIAVLEELKKLPPLPTVERVKPRIKKKTKSIVRLQGSTDCSQGMNPISRLAQIQQAKKEKEPEYLLLTERGLPRRREFVMQVKVGNHTAEGTGTNKKVAKRNAAENMLEILGFKVPQAQPTKPALKSEEKTPIKKPGDGRKVTFFEPGSGDENGTSNKEDEFRLPYLSHQQLPAGILPMVPEVAQAVGVSQGHHTKDFTRVAPNPAKATATYPMDLLQDPLSSWTIFPESRDSSHL, via the exons ATGTCTCAAGTTCAAGTGCAAGTTCAGAACCCATCTGCTGCTCTGTCAGGGAGCCAAATACTGAGCAAGAACCAGTCTCTTCTCTCCCAGCCTTTGATGAGTATTCCTTCTACTACTAGCTCTCTGCCCTCTGAAAATGCAGGTAGACCTATTCAAAACTCTGCTTTACCCTCTGCATCTCTTACACCCACCAGTGCAGCTGCAG TTCCTTCTAGCATGGCACACCCCAAAGAGAAAACCCCAATGTGTCTTGTGAATGAGTTAGCCCGTTTCAACAAGATTCAGCCTGAGTATAAGCTTTTGCGTGAGCAAGGTCCAGCTCACTGTAAG GTGTTTACAGTACAGCTAACACTTGGAGATCAGCACTGGGAAGCTGAAGGAACTAGTATTAAAAAAGCCCAGCACACAGCTGCTGCCAAAGCTTTGGAAGGAACAAAATTTCCTAAACCCATAGTCCGCCCTTTTCGTAGCGAAGGAAGGAATCCAG AGAGCATAACCCCTACTGTAGAGCTAAATGCACTGTGCATGAAACTTGGAAAAAAACCAATGTATAAGCCTGTCGACCCTTACTCTCGGATGCAGTCCACCTACAACTACAATATGAGAGGAGGTGCTTATCCCCCAAg GTACTTTTACCCATTTCCAGTACCACCTTTACTTTATCAAGTTGAGCTTTCAGTGGGAGGACAGCAATTTAATGGGAAAGGCAAGACGAGACAGGCCGCTAAACATGACGCCGCTGCGAAAGCCTTGCGGACCCTGCAGAGCGAGCCCCTGCCTGAGAGGCCGGAGGGGAGGCGGCCGGGCGAGCAG GTGAATGGAAGAGaatcagaagaagaaaatctcAATAAGTCAGAAATAAGTCAAGTGTTTGAGATTGCACTTAAACGAAACTTGCCTGTGAATTTTGAG TCTTTCCCTCTGAAACAGGTTGCCCGGGAGAGTGGCCCACCCCATATGAAGAGCTTTGTGACCCGGGTGTCAGTTGGGGAGTTTGTGGGGGAAGGTGAAGGGAAGAGCAAGAAGATCTcaaagaaaaatgctgctattGCTGTCCTCGAGGAGCTGAAGAAGCTACCACCCCTGCCTACAGTTGAGCGAGTGAAGcccagaatcaaaaagaaaacaaaatccatagTCAGG CTACAGGGCAGCACAGACTGCAGCCAGGGGATGAACCCGATTAGCAGACTGGCCCAGATCCAGCAGGCGAAAAAGGAGAAGGAGCCAGAGTACCTGCTCCTCACAGAGCGAGGCCTCCCACGGCGCAGAGAGTTTGTGATGCAG GTGAAGGTGGGAAACCATACCGCAGAAGGAACAGGAACCAATAAGAAGGTGGCCAAACGCAACGCCGCTGAGAACATGCTGGAGATCCTTGGTTTCAAAGTCCCACAGGCTCAGCCCACCAAACCAGCCCTCAAATCAGAGGAGAAG actcCAATAAAAAAACCAGGGGATGGAAGAAAAGTAACCTTTTTTGAACCTGGCTCTGGGGATGAAAATGGGACTA GCAATAAAGAGGATGAGTTTAGGCTGCCTTATCTTAGTCATCAGCAGCTGCCTGCTGGGATTCTTCCCATGGTGCCCGAGGTCGCCCAGGCTGTAGGAGTCAGTCAAGGACACCACACCAAAGATTTCACCAGGGTAGCTCCGAATCCTGCCAAGGCCACG GCCACGTACCCCATGGACCTCTTACAAGACCCTCTGAGCAGTTGGACTATCTTTCCAGAGTCCAGGGATTCCAG CCACCTCTGA
- the STAU1 gene encoding double-stranded RNA-binding protein Staufen homolog 1 isoform X5, which yields MSQVQVQVQNPSAALSGSQILSKNQSLLSQPLMSIPSTTSSLPSENAGRPIQNSALPSASLTPTSAAAVPSSMAHPKEKTPMCLVNELARFNKIQPEYKLLREQGPAHCKVFTVQLTLGDQHWEAEGTSIKKAQHTAAAKALEGTKFPKPIVRPFRSEGRNPESITPTVELNALCMKLGKKPMYKPVDPYSRMQSTYNYNMRGGAYPPRYFYPFPVPPLLYQVELSVGGQQFNGKGKTRQAAKHDAAAKALRTLQSEPLPERPEGRRPGEQVNGRESEEENLNKSEISQVFEIALKRNLPVNFESFPLKQVARESGPPHMKSFVTRVSVGEFVGEGEGKSKKISKKNAAIAVLEELKKLPPLPTVERVKPRIKKKTKSIVRLQGSTDCSQGMNPISRLAQIQQAKKEKEPEYLLLTERGLPRRREFVMQVKVGNHTAEGTGTNKKVAKRNAAENMLEILGFKVPQAQPTKPALKSEEKTPIKKPGDGRKVTFFEPGSGDENGTSNKEDEFRLPYLSHQQLPAGILPMVPEVAQAVGVSQGHHTKDFTRVAPNPAKATATYPMDLLQDPLSSWTIFPESRDSRLNTKISPKTTRTNLYLLSIAPLSHL from the exons ATGTCTCAAGTTCAAGTGCAAGTTCAGAACCCATCTGCTGCTCTGTCAGGGAGCCAAATACTGAGCAAGAACCAGTCTCTTCTCTCCCAGCCTTTGATGAGTATTCCTTCTACTACTAGCTCTCTGCCCTCTGAAAATGCAGGTAGACCTATTCAAAACTCTGCTTTACCCTCTGCATCTCTTACACCCACCAGTGCAGCTGCAG TTCCTTCTAGCATGGCACACCCCAAAGAGAAAACCCCAATGTGTCTTGTGAATGAGTTAGCCCGTTTCAACAAGATTCAGCCTGAGTATAAGCTTTTGCGTGAGCAAGGTCCAGCTCACTGTAAG GTGTTTACAGTACAGCTAACACTTGGAGATCAGCACTGGGAAGCTGAAGGAACTAGTATTAAAAAAGCCCAGCACACAGCTGCTGCCAAAGCTTTGGAAGGAACAAAATTTCCTAAACCCATAGTCCGCCCTTTTCGTAGCGAAGGAAGGAATCCAG AGAGCATAACCCCTACTGTAGAGCTAAATGCACTGTGCATGAAACTTGGAAAAAAACCAATGTATAAGCCTGTCGACCCTTACTCTCGGATGCAGTCCACCTACAACTACAATATGAGAGGAGGTGCTTATCCCCCAAg GTACTTTTACCCATTTCCAGTACCACCTTTACTTTATCAAGTTGAGCTTTCAGTGGGAGGACAGCAATTTAATGGGAAAGGCAAGACGAGACAGGCCGCTAAACATGACGCCGCTGCGAAAGCCTTGCGGACCCTGCAGAGCGAGCCCCTGCCTGAGAGGCCGGAGGGGAGGCGGCCGGGCGAGCAG GTGAATGGAAGAGaatcagaagaagaaaatctcAATAAGTCAGAAATAAGTCAAGTGTTTGAGATTGCACTTAAACGAAACTTGCCTGTGAATTTTGAG TCTTTCCCTCTGAAACAGGTTGCCCGGGAGAGTGGCCCACCCCATATGAAGAGCTTTGTGACCCGGGTGTCAGTTGGGGAGTTTGTGGGGGAAGGTGAAGGGAAGAGCAAGAAGATCTcaaagaaaaatgctgctattGCTGTCCTCGAGGAGCTGAAGAAGCTACCACCCCTGCCTACAGTTGAGCGAGTGAAGcccagaatcaaaaagaaaacaaaatccatagTCAGG CTACAGGGCAGCACAGACTGCAGCCAGGGGATGAACCCGATTAGCAGACTGGCCCAGATCCAGCAGGCGAAAAAGGAGAAGGAGCCAGAGTACCTGCTCCTCACAGAGCGAGGCCTCCCACGGCGCAGAGAGTTTGTGATGCAG GTGAAGGTGGGAAACCATACCGCAGAAGGAACAGGAACCAATAAGAAGGTGGCCAAACGCAACGCCGCTGAGAACATGCTGGAGATCCTTGGTTTCAAAGTCCCACAGGCTCAGCCCACCAAACCAGCCCTCAAATCAGAGGAGAAG actcCAATAAAAAAACCAGGGGATGGAAGAAAAGTAACCTTTTTTGAACCTGGCTCTGGGGATGAAAATGGGACTA GCAATAAAGAGGATGAGTTTAGGCTGCCTTATCTTAGTCATCAGCAGCTGCCTGCTGGGATTCTTCCCATGGTGCCCGAGGTCGCCCAGGCTGTAGGAGTCAGTCAAGGACACCACACCAAAGATTTCACCAGGGTAGCTCCGAATCCTGCCAAGGCCACG GCCACGTACCCCATGGACCTCTTACAAGACCCTCTGAGCAGTTGGACTATCTTTCCAGAGTCCAGGGATTCCAG gTTGAATACAAAGATTTCCCCAAAAACAACAAGAACGAATTTGTATCTCTTATCAATTGCTCCTCTCAGCCACCTCTGA